DNA from Campylobacter lari:
TTTTTGAGTTAGTGATAGCTCCTGCACACAAATAAGTTCCTGCTTCAATACGATCAGGAATGATTTCAAAAGGTTTAAATTCTAAAAGTTCTCCACTTGTGCCATAAATTTCAAGTTCAGAAGATCCTATGCCTTGTATATCAAGTCCGGCTCTAGCTAAAACCTCACAAAGTTGCACTACTTCAGGCTCTTTAGCAACATTTAAAAGTCTAGTTTTACCATGAGCTAGGGCTGCTGCCATAATGATATTTTCACTGCCTGTAACAGTGATTTTATCAAACATCACATCAGCACCTTTAAGCCCTCCACTAGCTACTACATAGCCTTGTTTAATCTCAATATTAGCTCCCATTTTTTCTAAAGCTAAAAGGTGTAAATCAATAGGGCGTTGGCCTATAGCACAACCTCCCGGTAAAGAAACTTCACAATTTCCAAATCTAGCTAGTAAAGGCCCTAAGGTAAGTATAGAAGCACGCATTTTACGCACGATGTCGTATTTTGCTATGGTTTTATTTAAGTGTTTTGTATTTATTTTTGCAAAATTGTCTTTAAAAGTATAATTTGCCCCTAAATTTTCAAGCAAAGAAAGTAGGGTACAAATATCTGCTACATTTGGTAAATTTGAAATTTGCACTTCATTTTTAGCTAAAATACTTGAAGCTATCAAAGGGAGTGCAGCGTTTTTTGCACCACTTATTATCACTTCTCCATTTAACTTTTCAACACCATCAATCTCTAAATAAGTCATCAATTTTCCTTAAAATATATACATAATGATATAATAATATTTTACTACAAATATTATATAAATTAATAAGATTAAAGGTGTTTTTTGGGAGTTTTTCTAGTCATACTTGGTGGGATATTTTGGGCCATAAGTGGGGTTTTGGCTGAGTATTTGTTTAAAAATCATTATTCTGCTGAATGGGTAAGTTTTTATCGTTTGCTTTTTACCGGCGTTATTTTAATAATTTTGGGTG
Protein-coding regions in this window:
- the murA gene encoding UDP-N-acetylglucosamine 1-carboxyvinyltransferase, whose product is MTYLEIDGVEKLNGEVIISGAKNAALPLIASSILAKNEVQISNLPNVADICTLLSLLENLGANYTFKDNFAKINTKHLNKTIAKYDIVRKMRASILTLGPLLARFGNCEVSLPGGCAIGQRPIDLHLLALEKMGANIEIKQGYVVASGGLKGADVMFDKITVTGSENIIMAAALAHGKTRLLNVAKEPEVVQLCEVLARAGLDIQGIGSSELEIYGTSGELLEFKPFEIIPDRIEAGTYLCAGAITNSKITLKKVNASHLSAVLAKLEQMGFSFDINEDSISINPAKEIKPVEILTSEYPGFPTDMQAQFMALALKANGASIIDERLFENRFMHVSELLRMGADIRLNGHIATINGTKELLGADVMATDLRASSALILAALAAKGTSKIHRIYHLDRGYENLEEKFKKLGASIRRLEE